The proteins below are encoded in one region of Haladaptatus sp. R4:
- a CDS encoding GNAT family N-acetyltransferase gives MTDFTIRRFESSDTERIRELHEEAMRVEGAYDENIPDTDLERVEEEYLSDGEFLVGLFGGKIVAMGAIRSVSESMAELHETKATPVAELKRMRVDPDHQRRGYGQRIYDALESTAREQGYRELVLDTSPTLDGAQRLYEGNGFQRERHVELDAFDGSIELLLYRKPLSD, from the coding sequence ATGACCGACTTCACCATCCGTCGGTTCGAATCGTCGGATACAGAACGGATTCGGGAACTGCACGAGGAAGCGATGCGGGTAGAAGGAGCGTACGACGAAAACATCCCTGACACCGATCTGGAACGGGTCGAGGAGGAGTACCTCTCGGACGGCGAGTTCCTCGTCGGTCTGTTCGGCGGAAAAATCGTCGCGATGGGCGCGATACGATCCGTTTCGGAGTCGATGGCCGAACTTCACGAGACGAAAGCCACTCCGGTAGCGGAACTCAAACGGATGCGGGTGGACCCCGACCATCAGCGCCGGGGGTACGGTCAGCGGATCTACGACGCACTCGAATCGACCGCGAGAGAGCAGGGCTACCGTGAACTCGTTCTGGATACGAGCCCCACGCTGGATGGCGCACAGCGATTATACGAGGGGAACGGCTTCCAGCGCGAACGCCACGTCGAACTCGACGCGTTCGACGGATCCATCGAGTTGCTCCTCTACCGAAAACCGCTGTCGGACTA